Proteins encoded together in one Microplitis mediator isolate UGA2020A chromosome 7, iyMicMedi2.1, whole genome shotgun sequence window:
- the LOC130671490 gene encoding glutaryl-CoA dehydrogenase, mitochondrial-like produces MAVRAQSYLFKIVNGYYSLKSIKHFSVAASFYKKSTFDWQDPFKIESQYNQDEIMVRDQFHAYCQEKLQPRVLEAFRNENFDKRIIKELGDLGVLCCTLKGYGASGVSSVAYGLITKEIESVDSGYRSSYSVQNLAAVAIDSWGNQEQKDKYLPKLVSGDYIGCFGLTEPNHGSDPGSMETRAIYDSNKKIYKLRGSKTWITNSPIADLCIIWAKCDDDKIRGFIVERKGNEDTLSTPKINGKVSLRASTTGMIIMDDVIIPEANMLPNVNGLQGPFECLNHARYGIAWGALGAAEQCLKIANTYVIDRKQFKRPLAANQLVQKKLADMITEIAMGLQGCLRVGRLKDENRATPEMISLIKRNSAAKAINIARTARDMLGGNGISDEYHVIRHMVNLEAVITYEGTDDIHGLVLGRAITGIPAFAG; encoded by the exons CTACATTTGATTGGCAAGATCCATTCAAAATTGAATCACAATACAATCAAGATGAAATAATGGTACGGGATCAGTTCCACGCTTACTGTCAGGAAAAATTACAACCGCGAGTATTAGAAGCAtttagaaatgaaaattttgacaaacgtataataaaagaattggGAGATCTTGGGGTTTTGTGTTGCACTTTAAAAGGCTACGGAGCTTCAGGAGTTTCATCTGTTGCATATGGACTTATTACTAAAGAAATAGAGTCTGTTGACAGTGGATACAGGTCATCATATTCTGTGCAAAATCTCGCGGCGGTCGCTATCGATTCTTGGGGTAATCAAGAGCAGAAAGATAAATATTTGCCAAAATTAG tttcggGTGATTACATAGGATGCTTCGGATTGACAGAACCAAATCATGGCAGTGATCCAGGATCAATGGAAACACGAGCAATTtatgattcaaataaaaaaatttataaattacgtGGGAGTAAAACATg gataaCAAATTCACCAATCGCAGATTTATGTATCATATGGGCAAAATGTGATGACGATAAAATACGTGGCTTCATAGTTGAACGTAAAGGTAATGAAGATACATTGAGTACACCAAAAATAAACGGCAAAGTATCATTACGTGCATCAACTACGGGAATGATTATTATGGATGACGTAATTATTCCGGAAGCGAACATGCTCCCAAATGTAAACGGCCTtcag GGACCTTTCGAATGTTTGAATCACGCGCGCTATGGTATAGCATGGGGAGCATTGGGCGCAGCCGAACAGTGTTTGAAAATTGCAAATACTTATGTAATAGACAGGAAACAATTCAAAAGGCCGTTAGCGGCTAATCAGTTGGTGCAAAAAAAACTTGCTGACATGATCACTGAAATAGCTATGGGTTTGCAAGGTTGTTTGAGAGTCGGTAGACTAAAAGATGAAAATAG AGCTACGCCAGAAATGATTTCACTTATTAAACGGAATTCCGCGGCAAAAGCAATCAATATTGCTCGGACTGCCCGAGATATGTTAGGTGGTAATGGAATATCTGATGAATATCATGTTATAAGGCATATGGTTAATCTTGAAGCTGTTATAACTTATGaag GTACGGATGATATTCATGGTTTGGTTCTGGGTCGTGCTATTACTGGAATTCCTGCATTCGCTGGATAA
- the LOC130671381 gene encoding glutaryl-CoA dehydrogenase, mitochondrial-like isoform X1, whose amino-acid sequence MALSVRSKLFRILKKNPSASRRCFSLSAILYKKPFNYQDPFNIESLYTDEEIMIRDQMRSYCQEKLQPRILKAFRNEHFDKSIMKEFGELGVLCCTLKGYGAAGASSVASGLISKEIEAVDGGYRTSHSVQNLVAVAIDSWGSQEQKDKYLPKLISGDIIGCFGLTEPNHGSDPRSMETRAIYNSDNKTYKLRGNKTWISHSPIADLFLIWARCDDGEIRGFLIDREGNEDHMSTPEITGKMSMRASITGMILMDDVIIPETNLIPSVTGLKGPFSCLNHARYGVAWGTLGAAESCLKIATEYVLDRKQFQRPLAANQLIQKKLADMMIDIAISLEVCLRVGRLRDEKKATPEMISIIKKNSAAKAINIARITREMLGGNGIADEYKVMRHMVNLESSITYEGTDDVHGLILGRAITGIPAFGG is encoded by the exons atggcACTATCTGTAAGATCGAAATTAtttagaatattaaaaaaaaatccatcgGCAAGTAGAAGAT gTTTCTCGTTGTCTGcgattttgtataaaaaac CATTCAATTATCAAGACCCTTTCAATATTGAATCGCTGTATACTGACGAAGAAATAATGATAAGAGATCAAATGCGTTCTTATTGTCAGGAAAAATTGCAACCTCGTATATTAAAGGCATTTAGAAATGAACACTTTGATAAATCAATAATGAAAGAATTTGGTGAACTTGGTGTACTTTGCTGTACTTTAAAAGGTTATGGTGCTGCCGGTGCTTCTTCGGTCGCTTCCGGTCTTATTAGCAAAGAAATTGAAGCTGTGGACGGAGGATACAGGACATCACATTCTGTGCAAAATCTTGTAGCTGTTGCAATAGATTCTTGGGGTAGTCAAGAACagaaagataaatatttaccgaAATTAA tttctGGAGATATAATTGGATGCTTCGGACTGACTGAACCAAACCACGGAAGCGATCCAAGATCAATGGAAACACGAGCGATTTATAATTCAGataataaaacttataaattaagaGGCAACAAAACAtg gatctCTCATTCTCCGATTGCAGATCTCTTCTTAATTTGGGCACGTTGCGATGACGGGGAAATACGCGGATTTTTAATCGATCGTGAGGGTAATGAAGACCATATGAGTACACCTGAAATAACGGGTAAAATGTCAATGAGAGCTTCTATAACTGGAATGATATTAATGGACGATGTTATAATTCCCGAGACGAATCTTATTCCAAGTGTTACAGGTctcaaa GGACCGTTTAGTTGTTTAAATCATGCACGCTATGGTGTTGCATGGGGAACACTTGGAGCAGCTGAATCCTGTTTGAAAATAGCAACGGAATATGTATTAGACAGAAAACAATTTCAAAGGCCTTTGGCTGCTAATCAGCTGATACAGAAAAAACTCGCTGATATGATGATTGATATTGCCATCAGTTTAGAAGTTTGCTTACGTGTTGGCAGACTCAgagatgaaaaaaa AGCGACGCCGGAAATGATTTcgataataaagaaaaattcagCAGCTAAAGCTATTAATATTGCAAGAATAACGAGAGAAATGTTGGGAGGAAATGGAATTGCAGATGAGTATAAAGTTATGAGACACATGGTTAATCTTGAATCTTCAATTACTTATGaag GTACTGACGATGTTCATGGTTTGATTCTTGGACGTGCTATCACTGGAATTCCTGCATTCGGtggataa
- the LOC130671381 gene encoding glutaryl-CoA dehydrogenase, mitochondrial-like isoform X2 yields MALSVRSKLFRILKKNPSASRRCFSLSAILYKKRYGAAGASSVASGLISKEIEAVDGGYRTSHSVQNLVAVAIDSWGSQEQKDKYLPKLISGDIIGCFGLTEPNHGSDPRSMETRAIYNSDNKTYKLRGNKTWISHSPIADLFLIWARCDDGEIRGFLIDREGNEDHMSTPEITGKMSMRASITGMILMDDVIIPETNLIPSVTGLKGPFSCLNHARYGVAWGTLGAAESCLKIATEYVLDRKQFQRPLAANQLIQKKLADMMIDIAISLEVCLRVGRLRDEKKATPEMISIIKKNSAAKAINIARITREMLGGNGIADEYKVMRHMVNLESSITYEGTDDVHGLILGRAITGIPAFGG; encoded by the exons atggcACTATCTGTAAGATCGAAATTAtttagaatattaaaaaaaaatccatcgGCAAGTAGAAGAT gTTTCTCGTTGTCTGcgattttgtataaaaaac GTTATGGTGCTGCCGGTGCTTCTTCGGTCGCTTCCGGTCTTATTAGCAAAGAAATTGAAGCTGTGGACGGAGGATACAGGACATCACATTCTGTGCAAAATCTTGTAGCTGTTGCAATAGATTCTTGGGGTAGTCAAGAACagaaagataaatatttaccgaAATTAA tttctGGAGATATAATTGGATGCTTCGGACTGACTGAACCAAACCACGGAAGCGATCCAAGATCAATGGAAACACGAGCGATTTATAATTCAGataataaaacttataaattaagaGGCAACAAAACAtg gatctCTCATTCTCCGATTGCAGATCTCTTCTTAATTTGGGCACGTTGCGATGACGGGGAAATACGCGGATTTTTAATCGATCGTGAGGGTAATGAAGACCATATGAGTACACCTGAAATAACGGGTAAAATGTCAATGAGAGCTTCTATAACTGGAATGATATTAATGGACGATGTTATAATTCCCGAGACGAATCTTATTCCAAGTGTTACAGGTctcaaa GGACCGTTTAGTTGTTTAAATCATGCACGCTATGGTGTTGCATGGGGAACACTTGGAGCAGCTGAATCCTGTTTGAAAATAGCAACGGAATATGTATTAGACAGAAAACAATTTCAAAGGCCTTTGGCTGCTAATCAGCTGATACAGAAAAAACTCGCTGATATGATGATTGATATTGCCATCAGTTTAGAAGTTTGCTTACGTGTTGGCAGACTCAgagatgaaaaaaa AGCGACGCCGGAAATGATTTcgataataaagaaaaattcagCAGCTAAAGCTATTAATATTGCAAGAATAACGAGAGAAATGTTGGGAGGAAATGGAATTGCAGATGAGTATAAAGTTATGAGACACATGGTTAATCTTGAATCTTCAATTACTTATGaag GTACTGACGATGTTCATGGTTTGATTCTTGGACGTGCTATCACTGGAATTCCTGCATTCGGtggataa
- the LOC130671380 gene encoding glutaryl-CoA dehydrogenase, mitochondrial-like, whose translation MALSVRSKLFRILKRNPSASERCLSSAFILTGKPFNYLDPFNIESLYTEEERMIRDQTRAYCQEKLQPRILLGFRNEYFDKAIIKEFGELGVLCCTLKGWGAAGISSVASGLISKEIEAVDGGYRTSHSVQNLVAVTIESWGTQEQKDKYLPKLISGDIIGCFGLSEPNHGSNPRLIETRAIYNADNKTYKLRGNKTWITSSPIADLFLIWARCDDGEIRGFLVDRKGNEDHISTPEIKGKMSMKASITGMVLMDDVIIPEANLIPGITGLKGPFGCVNHARYGVAWGTLGAAETCFKTALRYSLDRKQFQRPLAANQLIQKKLADMVIDIATSLEVCVRVGRLKDEHKATPEMISIIKKNSASKALNIARKTREILGGNGISDEFHVMRHMVNLESSITYEGTDDVHSLILGRAITGIAAFKG comes from the exons atggCACTATCTGTAAGATCGAAATTATTTAGAATATTAAAAAGAAATCCATCGGCAAGTGAAAGAT gTCTCTCTTCTGCTTTCATTTTGACAGGAAAAC CATTCAATTATCTAGACCCTTTTAATATTGAATCTCTGTATACTGAAGAAGAAAGAATGATAAGAGATCAAACGCGTGCTTATTGTCAGGAAAAATTACAACCTCGTATATTACTCGGATTTAGAAATGAATACTTTGATAAagcaataataaaagaatttggTGAACTTGGTGTACTTTGCTGTACTTTAAAAGGCTGGGGTGCTGCCGGTATTTCTTCAGTAGCTTCCGGTCTTATTAGCAAAGAAATTGAAGCTGTGGACGGAGGATACAGGACATCACATTCTGTCCAAAATCTTGTTGCTGTTACAATAGAATCTTGGGGTACTCAAGAACagaaagataaatatttaccgaaattaa tttctGGAGATATAATTGGATGCTTCGGACTGTCTGAACCAAACCACGGCAGCAATCCAAGATTAATAGAAACACGAGCTATTTATAATGCAGataataaaacttataaattaagaGGCAACAAAACatg gatcACCTCTTCTCCGATTGCAGATCTTTTCCTAATTTGGGCACGTTGCGATGACGGGGAAATACGCGGATTTTTAGTCGATCGTAAGGGTAATGAAGACCATATAAGTACACCTGAAATAAAGGGTAAAATGTCAATGAAAGCTTCTATAACTGGAATGGTATTAATGGACGATGTTATAATTCCCGAAGCAAATCTTATTCCAGGCATTACAGGGCTCAAa GGACCGTTTGGTTGTGTAAATCATGCGCGTTATGGTGTTGCATGGGGAACACTCGGTGCAGCTGAAACGTGTTTCAAAACAGCACTTCGATATTCATTAGACAGAAAACAATTTCAAAGGCCTTTGGCTGCTAATCAGCTGATACAGAAAAAGCTCGCTGATATGGTGATTGATATTGCCACCAGTTTGGAAGTTTGCGTACGTGTTGGCAGACTCAAAGATGAACATAA AGCGACGCCGGAAATGAtttcgataataaaaaaaaattcagcatCTAAAGCTCTTAATATTGCAAGAAAAACGAGAGAAATTTTAGGAGGAAATGGAATTTCAGATGAGTTTCACGTTATGAGACACATGGTTAATCTTGAATCTTCAATTACTTAtgaag GTACTGATGATGTTCATAGTTTGATTCTTGGACGTGCTATCACTGGCATTGCTGCATTCAAAGGATAA